From Planococcus halocryophilus, the proteins below share one genomic window:
- a CDS encoding GNAT family N-acetyltransferase, which yields MNTENVKIVELNTENWYDCCELEVSEEQTQYMEPNAVSIAQSKFETSLKPYAIYTGDKAVGFLMYNSVPEELDGYWVYRIMVDKAFQGQGIGKAATKLMITEMAKSLNATKIVVGYHPDNLNAHNLYASLGFENHGDRFGKEMAVVKQLID from the coding sequence ATGAATACAGAAAATGTGAAAATCGTCGAATTAAACACAGAAAACTGGTATGACTGCTGTGAACTAGAGGTATCTGAAGAACAAACGCAATACATGGAACCAAATGCCGTATCGATCGCTCAGTCAAAGTTTGAAACTAGCTTAAAACCTTATGCCATCTACACAGGCGATAAAGCGGTTGGCTTTTTGATGTATAACTCTGTTCCGGAGGAACTTGACGGCTATTGGGTATACCGAATAATGGTAGACAAAGCCTTCCAAGGCCAAGGAATCGGGAAAGCTGCAACTAAATTGATGATTACTGAGATGGCCAAATCACTGAATGCCACAAAAATTGTGGTCGGCTATCACCCAGACAACTTGAATGCCCATAATTTATATGCGAGTTTGGGATTTGAGAACCATGGAGATCGGTTTGGCAAAGAAATGGCCGTTGTAAAACAGCTAATCGATTAA